Below is a window of Fervidobacterium pennivorans DSM 9078 DNA.
TTTTTTTGACATGGTTGTAGAATTTTCTAAGTTTCGTAGAATTAATCTGGATATTAGAAGCTATATTCCTTGCCTTTTCGTGCAATGTGTTGTAATCTTCTTGAAGATTAGCAATCAGTTCTTTAACTTTTTCAAACTCAGCTGCGACATTTGTACCTGCTCCAGCATTTCCCTGCACAAAACTACTAACCATCTTAACACCCCCAATTTTCAATGCTTTTATTAATGATTAGCCAAAGAAATCTCTTCTTGTTCTTCCTCTTCGCGTTCAACTTTTCTTGTTTCGTCGTGCACCCATCTTACAACTATGTCCAGTTTTGGATAAAGCTGGTTGTAGTTGACAAGTATTGAATCGAAAAAGTCCTTAATAGCCTTTTTTGTTTCTGCGTCTTTTCGTTCCATGAGTCTTCCAACGTAGTAATACAATCTCCAGATTTTGAGTCGTTCTTTTGGTCTGTTTGCGAATACGTCTAATACGTGTAATAAGTTCTTGGTAACATCATATTTTTCAATGAGTTCTTGTAGTTTGTCTTTGAGCTCCTTGGCTTTATCAAACTCTTCCCAGCCCATACACCCCCTTAAGAAATACAATGCAGCTTTTTCTTTGCCATTGCGCTTGTAAGATTTCGCCTTCTCATCAAGTAATTCCCCTGCAATTGTCCCAAGTTTGTATACTGGATATTTCTTGCTTGGAGCTATAGCTATTGCCATTGAAATGGAAAGTTCGTCATTCTTTGAGAACTCGAAAAATTTCTTGCGTATAGTGTCAGCAAGCAGAGGGAGTTCATTCCAAGGGCCTAAAATCATAAAGTCGTCGCCACCAGAGTAAATAACATTACAGTTTTCGTATTCTTCCCTAACAAACCTCTCTAACACCACGCTGAAGAACATTTCTAATTCAGAAGATAATGTGGCAACGTATGAAATTGGAGCACTCTTAACATTTTGCCCAAAGGTTCCCGATAAAGATTTGAATATGCTTCCAAGATTGTCAACGTCACCTCGTAATATTGCCCATCGTTTTACTCCCTTTGATTCATCTGCTATCGTTTCAAGGTCGGCTACAATTGGTTTATCATCTTTTCCAATGTATTTTCTTGAGACATAGCTTGCCATTTTTATAGGATACATCGCAGACATTGGGTCATATGTTCCTTCATGGCTTTTTTCTATTGCGTAAGCAAGCTTGTTAGGTTCATTGTCAAATTTTAATTCAAAGCCAAAGCTTCTGAAAACGTCAAAAACATCTCTTGGCTTTCGGGTAATTTCTGGAATTGGTTCGATAGTGAGATACTTACTGTTTGCCAAATTATATCCAACTTCTACAAACGATTCGCAAAATTCACATTCATATTCATCAGAGCCAACCTGATCCATCCTTCTACCACAATATGGACATCTTGGACCTGAGAAATCTTCGGGCAAGAACATCTCCAAATCGACAACCGTTGCGAATTTTTTGTTTTTCTTCTGTTCTAATAATCTTGCTAATTCATCATGAACATCGAAGTTTAGAAGCCTAGAGAAGTTGATTTTGATACCACCAAGTAAGACAGAGAGGTCCAGACCGAACGCATTGTAAATCTTTTTATCAATTTCGTTCTGGTATTCACCAAGCCTATCAATAGTGCTTGCCGGGACGAGCAGATAGAAATGTCCACCACCACAATAAAGGATGTTGGAATTGTAAAGCCCTTCTTTTCTCACAATGTACTTTGCTATAATTTCGGCAAGATAAGCTATGAAGAACGAACGTGCACGCAGTTTTTTAAGCCCGTTTTTGATTGATGTTTTGTAGATGAAGTCTTGTATACCGGAGATATCGCCTTTGATGACTCCGAAAAGTTCTGGGTCGTCGCTTGCTGGAACATTCTGATTGTTCTGAAGTCTCCTCACTAAATCTTCAATTCGAGAAAGCTCACTGGAAGCATAAACAAATCGGTCGTTTTGCTTTTCGAAAAGTTTATCCCCAAGTTGTGCGTACAAAGCAACGGCGATTGCGGCAGTTGAAGAGGCATGTGAGAAGAGTGATATATCTGGTTCGCTGTAGTAAAATGCAGACGGAACTGTTGAGGTGTATTCTTTGAGTAAGTAATAAAGCCTTTCGTAAACTCCTTCTGGATTTTCTTTCCAAAGATTCTCTAAATCACTATCTTTTAGAAGAGGTTCAAATTCTTTCCAAAGTTTTTCGTAGTGTTCTTCAGGAGTCCCTGTGAATTCTCCTGGCTGCTTTACGGACTCTGCTAATGAGAATCGTGAGAGAGGTCTGTAGTAATCTTCTTTTTGTCGGTTAGCTAAAGATACTCTGGAAATAATCGACTTCATGTATTTTATTTTTTCATCTTCAGGAACGCTGTAGTCGGTACGTTCATTTGAAGAAATTCTGTCGGCTATTGAGACTATCTTTGTCAGAATTTCGTATTCACTTACAAGATTCTGGAGATTATCATGGTGTTTGCTTATTATCGTTGAAACATCTTCGCGGTATGGCAACTTAGAATTCTTGTATATGTAGGCGCCAACAAATTGGTGGGCCAGCCCTGAGCTTGCAGTCTTGATTTCGTAGTTATATTCTTTCTTAATTGCCGATCTCAACTCTTCGCTCATCTTCCCTCTTTGTCTGAATTTACCTATATCGTGAAACAGACTTGCTAAATAAAGTACATCTTTCCATTTCTTATTCCCTTGTCCATTCACAGGCATATATACACCCCCATTTACCATCGGAAAGCAGTGTAAGCCTCTTCCTCTCGTAAGTGTCTAATTAGTTTGTAGCATTCATATCTTATCGCCGTTTTGTAAGACATTTTTTGTCCATTGCCGTAATCAAATGTTTCCTCAAGTCCGTTCTCAAATTCCTTTATGAACTTCTTTTTACCGTTTTCGTTTAAATATACACCCCCTTCAACTTGCCGGAAGTCTTCCTTTTTTATCATTGACTTGTTAACCATATTCAGAATAACTCTGTCAACAAGAATGGGTTTAAATATTTCAGAGATATCAAGTTGTAAAGAAAACTTTCTTTTGTTTGGTTCGTGTAGAAAACTGATAGATGGTTCCAAGGAAGTCTTAAAGATTTCTGACAGAACTACGTTATACAAAAGCGTATTGCCAAAGCTAATAAGTGCATTGATTTCATCTGCTGGAGGTCTCATAGTTCGTTCCTCAAACTTGAAGCCCTTACTCTCAAATATCTTTCCTAACGCCTCGTAGTAAATCTTTCTTATGTTTCCTTCTATTGCCATTAATGCAGCAATAGTTTCTTGGCGATAATACGTTTTTTTCAAAGACTCAATTTTTGATATATTCTCTTGAATCTGTGAATATTTATCCACATAACGTTTAATCAAAGACATCATGTTATCTGCTACTCCAAGCAGTATTTCACGAGCTATAACAATACGCTTTTCCAAGTCTTGATAGTGTTGGAATTGCAGTATCAACATTTCTCCAGTTTTGTTAGTTTCGACGGGATAAAAACATCCAACATATTCGCCGTTGTAATTGTAGAAAAACACTGGCACTTGAGAATTCGAAAATAGTTCAAGCGTTTTCTTATTAAGCTCAACTTCCGAAAAAACCATAAGACATGAAACATTTTTTAAAGGAACGTATACTGGCTTTTCCGTTTCAGATTTTGGTTCTATGTACAAAGCAGAACTCTTTTTTCTAAGATATGCATCTTTAAAAATGTAAACTGTTTGCATCTTTATCCCCCCTGGAGAGGATTTCTGAAGCGGTCCAATTAAAAAACGGGGATACCCAGTAAAATCTGACAGGAGTCAACTATGTAAAATTAAATTTTGAGTAGAAGACGAAAATGTATGATCGATGTTGAATTTCTCGCGCTTTTTCATCATAGCAAATATCGTCCTTAGCAATTTGTGCGCTACACTCATCATCGCTTTTTTGTATACTAACCCTTGCGCTCGTTTTCTTTGAAAATATGCTTTAAAATATTCGTTGTGTCTCACTACATTCACACTCATCAGCCAAATTATTCGTCTCAGGTGGGCATTGCCCCTTTTGGATATGCGGCTCATTTGTGTCTGCCTGATTCATCTACGCTTGGGTCAAGCCCACAATAGGCAATTAGTTTTTTGTATGTGCTAAATCTTGAAATATCGCCAACTTCGGCAAGAAAATACAGTGCGCTATTTTCACCAATTCCGTCAATGGACGTGAGTATTTCAACATCTTGATTAAGCGAAGCACATTTGCAATATTCTTTGAGCATCTCATCAAACTCATTAAGTTGCTCTTGTAAAAATCGAAGTTCCTTGATAGTTTGAATAAGAATCTTCTCTTTCACTGGCCAATACTGAGCGATGGAGTTGTTAGCAAGCTCTTTAAGAGTTTCTGGAGTAAGTTTTAACTTTCTACCGATTGTTTTTGAAAAGAAAACACGTAAAGAATCAATGGAGGCTTTTTGGATAGCTTTAGCAGAAGGGAAAGAAGAAAGCAAATCCAAGATAGCATCATTGTAGATGTTGGTCACTTTTTCAAGTTCAGGGAAGAGGAGAGAAAGAAGCTTTTCGATGTCGTTTTTGACTCTTGAGATTTGATGAGTGATGCTTTCCTTTTTCCTTGCAATATCCCGAAAATCTGAGTTGAGGAAAGAAGAAGTAGGAAGAATGTGATGGGTATAGAAGATGGTAAGAGCAATAGAGCGAGCATCGATTTTGTCAGTTTTAGTTTTCCTAAGCCCAACGGGAAGAGATTTGTTAACAAGCAAAGGATTAAGAACGACACAAGAGAAATCATTGAGAGAGAGGAAAGAAAGAAGGTTAAGATGGTAACAGCCAGTAGACTCCATAGCGATAAGGACAGAAGACTTAGGGAAAACGGAGAGCTTTTGAACAAAGGAGGAAAACCCTTGTTTGGACATATCGAAAGCAGATTCGAAGATGATAGAATTAGGATTTTGGATAGCACAGGCGTTGAACTTATGCTTGGAGATGTCAATACCGACAAAGATGGAGAAGTTTTGAGACATACTAAAACCTCCTTTCGATTGAATAGGTTAAAAGGCGAGGGCAGGGGCCTGCTGAACCAAACCTCCAGTGTGACGAGGGTTAAAAACCCAACCAACTTATCATGGTTAAAGGCAGGCGACAGACTCCCGTAATGGCTTGAAAGCCAAGGGACACTAAGTCGTCCTGCCCTGCCTATTTTTTGACTAAAATATTTATACCATACTTTTACGTAGGAGGGAAATAAGCTTTCTATCTCAAAATCTCGTTTATATCTAACACAGGAACATACCCTGCCTTTTTTGTTTTTCCACCCTTGAAGTAATTGTAAATCTTCCCTGGTACAAAATCTCCTAAAGCCATTCCAAAACCAAAAGCAATCGGGACAGGACAACTTAAAAATATATGGAGTTCGTCGTAGTAAAAGTCGGTGCGTACTATTTGTGTAATTGAAAACAACTCGGAAATAATTTTTTTCCAATCTCCAAGAGGTATATTACCTGAAGCTTCCATATTCTTTGGCATTACATGGATGATAAACCCATCTGAGATATTTTCTTTCGCATATTCTTTAACAGAAGATAACAATTTATGTGAAGCCAATTCGATAGCTAATATAGCTTTTCGTTTGTTTGTACTATATTCCAAAACTTCATATGTAAGTTCTTGCAACATCTCCTTGGACCTCGTAACAGTTTTTATTAACCTTAGATTTTGTTCTGTGGTTAAATTAAGAACAGGAAAGTAATCACCTTGATAATGATAAACTACGAGCTTGTCCTTCGCACCCAAAGCTATCCCAAGTCCGAGAGCAAACGCTGCAGGACCATTAATTGCTATATGCGGTATGCCTGAGTTATCTATCACATTTCTAATAATCCCATAAGACTTTTCAATATGCTCATAAAACTCATCTTCTGAAAGTTCTCTGTTAACTGAATAAGTAAGTGGAGCTCGGTATATTCTCTCAAACAAGTTACAATTTGACTCACAGTCTTTGCCTGAGAATGCTAAAACTCTTTCTTTCAACCTTTTCCACAAGCTTTCAATGTCTTGCGGTTTTGATGAAAATCTTAGCAATATAGGTATATGAAACTCTTTCTCATTCAAAAAATCAATAATTTCTCTTATGTAAGATACATTAATGTAGGAAATCAGTCCAATGTTGTTTTTATTGCAGTATGCTAATTTCTCGTCAAAGTTTTCGACTTTTAAAATCTTTCCATCTTCTGCCACTCGGCCAGTAAAAGCCAAATTTTCTGGTATGTGGTCTACAAGACGACCTACAGCAACTGCCAATTCAAAAGATTCACCTACAAAACCTCTGTCGAAAAGCACAGATATTTTGGCATTGATTTTCTTTTCGAGAACTGCCAAAATATCACTGACTTCTGGATTATTGCTAAACGAAAAATCAACTTTGAACACAAGACATCTTGCTAAAGTCACTTTATCAGCTTCGACGACAGGAAATTTTACCTCTACAAATTTGGACCAAACCAGCAAGTACGCCTCTTCTTTTTTAAGACCTAACGAGCCGTATTCTGTTATTAAAAGGTTAATAGCATGCTCTTTATAATTTTGCGAAAGCAAGAACTTGAAGATTTCGTAAACAATAAGCTTTCGTTGGGGTATATCCTTATCAAGTCGTGATAGGTCTACGGGTATCTCTCCTAAACTAATCTCACCTTTTTTTACAAAATCAAGATATTTTAAAACATCGTTTTTCAAGAGATTAGAATACGCCACGACAGAATCCTCCCAACTTGCACTTATTAAAGTTCTTAATGTGTAACTATAGTTTGAAGTAATTTTGATAATCCTTATATTTATTATATCATATTTGCCAAATATCCCGCCAACAAAAAAAGCGAAATTTAAAGACGAATTTTAGAGCTTCCTAGATAACATCGCTGTTAATCAAGAAAATCATAACAATTTATGTTGAATTTGAAATTAAATCATTCCGCACCACAAATAGTCCACACACCTCTCAAATAGAATACCAGCTTTAAGTCGCTATCATTTCTTCCGTTTTGTTAATACATTATTTATCTATACATCACCTATTTGTTACCTGATTTTTTCTTCTCATCTGTAATTTTTCTTATCCAACACTTAATTCAGATTTTTTATTTCATACCAGCTTTTTTAGCCATTATACATCAAATAATAAAATTTTATTAACTCCAAAACAATCTTTCTGCAATCTTTTTAAACCCTCTTTTCCCGTTTTTACTTCATATTTTATTAATATTTTTTCAAAATCCTCATAAATACATGCCGCATTTTCTGCCCTTTGTAACGATTATGTAAACTCACAAAAAATCACAGATTTTTCGGGGGATAGTTTCCATCTATGTTCAACCTAAATAGGCATAAATACGAGCTTTTTAATTTTTACAAATGTAACTGTCAAATTTAACAAAAATAATGGTATAATATCTATGAGGGTCTTACGAGTTTTAGAAGTGACTATGAGGGATGGAAACGAGTCCAAGAAATAGCTTTCAATAAGATTTACACTCTGGGTTTTAGAAGTGACTATGAGGGATGGAAACAACTGGCTCGTCAAGGACCATACCTCGATAATCAACTTTCCACGAGTTTTAGAAGTGACTATGAGGGATGGAAACTAGAATCCCCTCCTTCATAATCAATAGCCAGTTTTCGTTTTAGAAGTGACTATGAGGGATGGAAACCACTGTCTTTCATCTCCAAGCCGATGTAGATAGTTTTAGAAGTGACTATGAGGGATGGAAACGTGTAAAATCTGGTGGGATACGTTTTTGAACTCTTTCGTTTTAGAAGTGACTATGAGGGATGGAAACAAAAGTTACCGTCTGTGGCTCTACGCCGTACAATCTGTTTTAGAAGTGACTATGAGGGATGGAAACAGAATCCGTCTACCACTTTTATCTCCGAAACTCTGGTTTTAGAAGTGACTATGAGGGATGGAAACCTTTCACCACTATTTCGATGTACAGTCTCTTCATAATGTTTTAGAAGTGACTATGAGGGATGGAAACTTACCATACTGTCTCGCCTCAACCCCTACTCTAATTGAGGGTTTTAGAAGTGACTATGAGGGATGGAAACCATTCAAATTAATTTGTCAATAGTTTTTTACTTGTTTTTGGTTTTAGAAGTGACTATGAGGGATGGAAACAGCAGAGAGGATAGTGAAAAAAGGTGCCCTGCATAAGTTTTAGAAGTGACTATGAGGGATGGAAACCAACGTCCGACTCTCGCTTTTCTTCAAAGAAGTACGACTGGTTTTAGAAGTGACTATGAGGGATGGAAACCCCCTCCTTGAGGATAGTTTTTTCTTTTTTTGAAAAAAGGTTTTAGAAGTGACTATGAGGGATGGAAACCTCAGAAGACTATTCACTTTTCAAAGGCCCGCCCGTTCGTTTTAGAAGTGACTATGAGGGATGGAAACTAAAATTCGTGTTACCTTTAATTCTCTTTGCCATGTGGTACCGTTTTAGAAGTGACTATGAGGGATGGAAACCTGATTTGATTGTTGATGTACCGTTGCACTTCTTGCCGGGTTTTAGAAGTGACTATGAGGGATGGAAACTGTTGACCGTTCACCTTCACTGTAACTTCAAGATACAACGTTTTAGAAGTGACTATGAGGGATGGAAACTCTCATCAAACTCCGCTTGGAAGGGCACATAAGTGTTTTAGAAGTGACTATGAGGGATGGAAACATTTCACGAATGTCAGCAACGGTTGGCTGTTCTTTGAAGGTGGGTTTTAGAAGTGACTATGAGGGATGGAAACAAAGAACAGGATGTAAACATCCTTTTCTTCCCATAATACAAAGTTTTAGAAGTGACTATGAGGGATGGAAACCCGCCGCGTGGGGTGTCACCTCCTTCTTCTTTTTTTGTTTTAGAAGTGACTATGAGGGATGGAAACTAGCGTCAGTAACACGATAGTTGAATAACGGTCTTTTGTTGTTTTAGAAGTGACTATGAGGGATGGAAACGGCGTCAACCCGAGGACGATGGTGAAGGCGAGCAATAGTTTTAGAAGTGACTATGAGGGATGGAAACCCCAACCCTTCCAAACTTTTACCTTTGAGCTGTCCTCCAAGTTTTAGAAGTGACTATGAGGGATGGAAACAATCCACTTGACTTGACAAGTACACTTTTGTACTCATCGTTTTAGAAGTGACTATGAGGGATGGAAACAAAAAAGGCTGGCTTTCGCCAGCCTTCAATCTATCAAAGTTTTAGAAGTGACTATGAGGGATGGAAACCATACGGATAAACTGAAAATCTTTTGGGGTGCAGCTCTGTTAGTTTTAGAAGTGACTATGAGGGATGGAAACCGTGATCCGGAATATGCACTCTCATTCGCCTAAATGCTTGGTTTTAGAAGTGACTATGAGGGATGGAAACATAAAAAAAAGGCGACGCTTTACACGTCGCCTTCTTCAGCCTCCAGTTTTAGAAGTGACTATGAGGGATGGAAACAGGCTGTCCTTACTTTTTAATCCTGACATGATGAGCTTAGGAATGTTTTAGAAGTGACTATGAGGGATGGAAACTGTTGTTTTACTTCTTGTTTTATCTCTTCCTGTTTTGCTTGTACGTTTTAGAAGTGACTATGAGGGATGGAAACACAGATCGTAAAGTCTTTTCTTGATGTACATAACATACCAGTTTTAGAAGTGACTATGAGGGATGGAAACCCAACCGTGGATAATTCTCGAAAAAAACGCTGCCGATTGGGGTTTTAGAAGTGACTATGAGGGATGGAAACTTTTATCATCTGTTTTCGTTGTTTTGAATTTTAGGTATTCAGTTTTAGAAGTGACTATGAGGGATGGAAACTCGTCTAAAAACCACTTTTCACTAACAACTCCCATTGGTACAGTTTTAGAAGTGACTATGAGGGATGGAAACAAAAACCCCTTCTTTCTTTTTTTTACTCATCATCAATGAGTTTTAGAAGTGACTATGAGGGATGGAAACTCTGTAACACTCTTTGGTTTAAATCTTACAGCAATCAACAGGTTTTAGAAGTGACTATGAGGGATGGAAACACTTCAAACAGTTCCGCTACATTTTTCGGTTTGAATTTAACGTTTTAGAAGTGACTATGAGGGATGGAAACATAATCCTTTTTATAACTTCACTTTTCAACATACCTACCAGGTTTTAGAAGTGACTATGAGGGATGGAAACTTCGCTTCAGCGTTTGCTCTGACTGTTGGATTTATTTTTTGGTTTTAGAATTGACTATGAGGGATGGAAACATTATTCCGTCTGGAACTTGCCCTGTTTGATCGAAGTTTTAGAAGTGACTATGAGGAGTAGAGACAATCAACTGAAGCGCTCGTATGCTTAAACGTTATTTCAGCAGAAGGAATAAATAGAAACAAAAAAGACCTCTGCAAATGCAGAGGTGCAATTTTTTTTGTTCTTGAACTTGAATGTACAGTATTAAATAAAAAACCCCAGTGAGCTTTTGCCCACTGGGGTTTGTTTTTATTGTTTATTACATCTGCTCGCTTGTGTTTGTTCCACCTTGAGCTTGTTGTTTGTAGAGGTATTCGCCTATTTTCATGCTTTCTCTTTGCAAGTCGTCGAATAGTATCTTGACTTTTGCGATGTCGTCTCTGTTGATTGCATCTCTCAAGTCCCTAATGATTTCCTCTAACCTGTTCTTTGTATCTGCCGGTATCTTGTCGCCGTTTTCTTTGAGTACTTTTTCGATGTGGTAAGCAAGGTCGTCTGCTTTGTTCTTTAGTTCGACCTCTTCGCGTTTTCTTCTGTCTTGTTCTTCATACATTTGCGCTTCTCTAATCATTCTTTCGATATCTTCGCTGCTCAGTTGATGTCTACCTGTGACAACCATGGATTGTTCTTTTCCTGTGCCAAGGTCTTTTGCTGAGACGTGAACTATACCGTCAGCGTCGATGTCGAACGTAACTTCGATTTGAGGCACTCCTCTTGGTGCCGGTGGAATACCTACAAGCTGGAAGCTACCAAGGAATATGTTATCTCTTGCCATTGCACGTTCACCTTGATAGACTCTTACTTCAACACTTGTTTGACCATCTTCAGCTGTTGTGAATATTTTGCTCTTTCTAACGGGAATCGTTGTGTTCCTTGGAATTATTGGTTCCATCAATCCACCCTTGACTTCAACACCGAGTGTGAGTGGTGTAACGTCTACAAGTACTACGTCTTTGTCTTTTGCACCTTCAGTTCCTGCCAAAATTGCCGCTTGGATTGCC
It encodes the following:
- the cas10 gene encoding type III-A CRISPR-associated protein Cas10/Csm1; the protein is MPVNGQGNKKWKDVLYLASLFHDIGKFRQRGKMSEELRSAIKKEYNYEIKTASSGLAHQFVGAYIYKNSKLPYREDVSTIISKHHDNLQNLVSEYEILTKIVSIADRISSNERTDYSVPEDEKIKYMKSIISRVSLANRQKEDYYRPLSRFSLAESVKQPGEFTGTPEEHYEKLWKEFEPLLKDSDLENLWKENPEGVYERLYYLLKEYTSTVPSAFYYSEPDISLFSHASSTAAIAVALYAQLGDKLFEKQNDRFVYASSELSRIEDLVRRLQNNQNVPASDDPELFGVIKGDISGIQDFIYKTSIKNGLKKLRARSFFIAYLAEIIAKYIVRKEGLYNSNILYCGGGHFYLLVPASTIDRLGEYQNEIDKKIYNAFGLDLSVLLGGIKINFSRLLNFDVHDELARLLEQKKNKKFATVVDLEMFLPEDFSGPRCPYCGRRMDQVGSDEYECEFCESFVEVGYNLANSKYLTIEPIPEITRKPRDVFDVFRSFGFELKFDNEPNKLAYAIEKSHEGTYDPMSAMYPIKMASYVSRKYIGKDDKPIVADLETIADESKGVKRWAILRGDVDNLGSIFKSLSGTFGQNVKSAPISYVATLSSELEMFFSVVLERFVREEYENCNVIYSGGDDFMILGPWNELPLLADTIRKKFFEFSKNDELSISMAIAIAPSKKYPVYKLGTIAGELLDEKAKSYKRNGKEKAALYFLRGCMGWEEFDKAKELKDKLQELIEKYDVTKNLLHVLDVFANRPKERLKIWRLYYYVGRLMERKDAETKKAIKDFFDSILVNYNQLYPKLDIVVRWVHDETRKVEREEEEQEEISLANH
- a CDS encoding SAVED domain-containing protein, with amino-acid sequence MAYSNLLKNDVLKYLDFVKKGEISLGEIPVDLSRLDKDIPQRKLIVYEIFKFLLSQNYKEHAINLLITEYGSLGLKKEEAYLLVWSKFVEVKFPVVEADKVTLARCLVFKVDFSFSNNPEVSDILAVLEKKINAKISVLFDRGFVGESFELAVAVGRLVDHIPENLAFTGRVAEDGKILKVENFDEKLAYCNKNNIGLISYINVSYIREIIDFLNEKEFHIPILLRFSSKPQDIESLWKRLKERVLAFSGKDCESNCNLFERIYRAPLTYSVNRELSEDEFYEHIEKSYGIIRNVIDNSGIPHIAINGPAAFALGLGIALGAKDKLVVYHYQGDYFPVLNLTTEQNLRLIKTVTRSKEMLQELTYEVLEYSTNKRKAILAIELASHKLLSSVKEYAKENISDGFIIHVMPKNMEASGNIPLGDWKKIISELFSITQIVRTDFYYDELHIFLSCPVPIAFGFGMALGDFVPGKIYNYFKGGKTKKAGYVPVLDINEILR
- the cas1b gene encoding type I-B CRISPR-associated endonuclease Cas1b gives rise to the protein MQTVYIFKDAYLRKKSSALYIEPKSETEKPVYVPLKNVSCLMVFSEVELNKKTLELFSNSQVPVFFYNYNGEYVGCFYPVETNKTGEMLILQFQHYQDLEKRIVIAREILLGVADNMMSLIKRYVDKYSQIQENISKIESLKKTYYRQETIAALMAIEGNIRKIYYEALGKIFESKGFKFEERTMRPPADEINALISFGNTLLYNVVLSEIFKTSLEPSISFLHEPNKRKFSLQLDISEIFKPILVDRVILNMVNKSMIKKEDFRQVEGGVYLNENGKKKFIKEFENGLEETFDYGNGQKMSYKTAIRYECYKLIRHLREEEAYTAFRW